A genomic window from Pirellulales bacterium includes:
- a CDS encoding MFS transporter produces MQSNGKIFWASFLTLIAAGMGFAVRGDVLEEWSRIFGFTKTELGTITGGGLTGMAFTIIGFSLFADRVGYKMLLIGAFLLHVSSAVVTLAATFVFESSGKDATYWCLYIGMFMFSLANGMCEAAINPLVATLYPKQKTHYLNILHAGWPGGLILGGLLAFCFVGDEQKCFITPLRWEIPMMFFLVPTLWYGFITIKEKFPISEARAAGINFREMLAEFAAPVLLFLLFLHALVGYVELGTDSWITNIMRGYIANSVLLLVYTAGLMFVLRFFAGPIVERINPLGLLFFSACLGCTGLFLMGSMLAAKTGLAGILVAATIYGVGKTFLWPTMLGVVGERFPKGGALTMGAMGGIGMLSAGLLGGPGIGYTQDVNATAKLRELSPAVFEQVKSNEENHFLFFPPVAGFDGTKVAELPVDGTAAKEVKEATDYGGQMALKITAGIPATMAVGYLLLLIYFRAIGGYKLVEISPTGKEVETSHRPTAKEAIYVDSRADQA; encoded by the coding sequence CGGCGGTGGCCTGACGGGCATGGCCTTCACGATCATCGGGTTCAGCCTCTTTGCCGATCGCGTCGGTTACAAGATGCTGCTCATCGGCGCGTTCCTGTTGCACGTCTCGTCGGCCGTCGTCACTTTGGCCGCCACGTTCGTGTTCGAGTCCTCGGGCAAGGACGCCACCTACTGGTGTTTATACATCGGCATGTTCATGTTCTCGCTGGCCAACGGCATGTGCGAGGCGGCCATCAATCCGCTCGTCGCCACGCTCTATCCGAAACAAAAGACGCACTATCTGAACATCTTGCACGCCGGTTGGCCGGGCGGGTTGATCCTGGGAGGCTTGCTGGCGTTCTGCTTCGTGGGTGACGAACAGAAGTGCTTCATAACGCCGCTGCGTTGGGAAATTCCCATGATGTTTTTCCTCGTGCCCACGCTGTGGTACGGCTTCATCACGATCAAGGAAAAGTTCCCCATTTCCGAAGCGCGGGCCGCGGGCATCAACTTCCGAGAGATGCTCGCCGAATTCGCCGCGCCGGTCTTGTTGTTTTTGCTCTTCCTGCACGCCCTGGTCGGCTACGTCGAACTGGGCACCGATAGTTGGATCACGAACATCATGCGGGGCTATATCGCAAATAGCGTGCTGTTGTTGGTCTATACCGCCGGCCTGATGTTTGTGCTGCGATTCTTCGCCGGTCCGATTGTCGAACGCATCAACCCGCTCGGCTTGCTCTTCTTCAGCGCTTGCCTGGGCTGCACCGGCTTGTTCCTGATGGGAAGCATGCTGGCCGCGAAAACAGGACTCGCCGGCATCCTCGTCGCGGCAACGATCTATGGCGTCGGCAAGACGTTCCTCTGGCCCACGATGCTAGGAGTCGTCGGCGAGCGATTCCCCAAGGGGGGCGCCTTGACGATGGGCGCCATGGGAGGCATCGGCATGTTGTCCGCCGGTCTGCTCGGCGGTCCTGGCATTGGTTACACGCAAGATGTCAACGCCACGGCCAAGTTGCGCGAGTTGAGCCCCGCGGTCTTCGAGCAAGTGAAGTCGAACGAAGAGAATCACTTCTTGTTCTTCCCACCGGTCGCCGGGTTCGACGGCACGAAGGTCGCCGAATTGCCCGTCGACGGCACCGCGGCCAAGGAAGTCAAGGAAGCGACCGACTACGGCGGTCAGATGGCGCTAAAGATCACGGCCGGCATACCGGCGACGATGGCCGTCGGATATCTGCTGCTGCTCATCTACTTCCGCGCCATCGGCGGCTACAAGTTGGTCGAGATCAGCCCGACGGGCAAAGAAGTCGAAACCAGCCACCGCCCAACGGCCAAGGAAGCGATCTACGTCGACTCGCGCGCCGACCAGGCGTAA
- a CDS encoding tetratricopeptide repeat protein: protein MKRRTHAASHESVASGGANHSRPFIDAGRAWRWGGSAILALAIWFTYRGSLDGPFIFDDVPTIAGNLSIRKLWPLVSFSGEMSPLQAPPQTSVHARPVVNLSLALNFYFSQLTPRGYRITNVALHAIVAILLAAVVRRMLRLDFFQGKFADVADPLSFATALLWALHPLDTECVAYVTQRSDVMAGLFYLLTMYAAQLYWSSATNRSRALSLLLAVVACQLGMFSKEMMASAPAMVLLYERTFIAGSFWGAIRRSWPLYLGLAIPLVTLVALNLSGPRTPAAGFGLGVSAHEWWFTQAKVLFLYLKLVIWPWPLVIHYEMPYLETFRDAWPWVIPSALLAIAVAILTLRRTTIGFAGTWFFAVLSPTLLIPLIIEIAAERRVYVPLMALVPCFVVGCYALLRYALPAATKHHAPVGVNRPLVFTMTAAVALAAVYSQVDVNRLTVYTDKFLFWNDAAMRQPDSHLVQLNLGGVCESEGQRDEAIVHYRRALELNPNMYMPHFRLADALGAVGKYDEAEPHYREAIRYNPEMASAHYGLGQVLRSRGETTEAKEQLELAVRLYPGFARAHFALASMAEESGASASAQKHYEQAIHGQPNFPAARRALGLLLMRAGKVDEAIEQFRRMPPSADACGNLAIAYSRLGRAQEALAMAQTGAAMARSQGQMADANRLATWASEYQASLKKANSPAPTTDAPNESAAPAAPR from the coding sequence ATGAAACGTCGGACACACGCGGCGTCGCACGAATCGGTCGCCTCGGGCGGCGCTAATCATTCGCGCCCCTTCATTGATGCCGGCCGAGCATGGCGCTGGGGCGGATCCGCGATTCTGGCCCTGGCGATCTGGTTCACCTATCGCGGATCGCTCGACGGCCCCTTCATCTTCGACGACGTGCCAACGATTGCCGGCAATCTGTCGATCCGAAAACTGTGGCCGCTCGTGAGCTTCTCAGGCGAAATGAGTCCCTTGCAGGCGCCGCCGCAGACCTCGGTACACGCCCGGCCGGTTGTCAATCTGTCGCTGGCCTTGAACTTTTATTTCAGTCAGCTCACGCCGCGCGGCTATCGCATCACCAATGTCGCACTTCACGCGATCGTGGCGATCCTGCTGGCGGCCGTCGTGCGGCGCATGTTGCGTCTCGACTTCTTTCAAGGCAAGTTCGCCGACGTCGCTGACCCGCTCTCGTTCGCCACGGCACTTCTTTGGGCGCTGCACCCGCTCGACACCGAATGCGTGGCCTATGTCACGCAGCGCAGCGACGTGATGGCAGGCTTGTTCTATTTGCTGACTATGTACGCGGCTCAGCTTTACTGGTCGAGCGCGACGAATCGATCGCGTGCCTTGTCCTTGCTGCTGGCCGTCGTGGCTTGCCAGCTAGGCATGTTCAGCAAAGAGATGATGGCCTCGGCACCGGCGATGGTCCTGCTCTACGAGCGAACATTCATCGCCGGATCGTTCTGGGGCGCGATCCGCCGGTCCTGGCCGCTGTACCTGGGCCTGGCGATACCACTTGTGACGTTGGTCGCGCTGAATCTAAGTGGCCCTCGCACGCCGGCCGCGGGCTTTGGCCTGGGCGTATCGGCGCATGAGTGGTGGTTCACGCAAGCCAAGGTCCTGTTTTTGTATTTGAAGCTGGTCATCTGGCCGTGGCCGCTGGTGATTCATTACGAGATGCCCTATCTCGAGACGTTTCGTGACGCCTGGCCATGGGTAATTCCGTCGGCGCTCTTGGCGATCGCGGTCGCCATCCTCACCCTGCGACGGACTACGATCGGCTTCGCCGGAACCTGGTTCTTTGCCGTGCTCTCTCCGACGCTGTTGATCCCGTTGATTATCGAGATCGCCGCCGAGCGCCGTGTGTATGTGCCGCTGATGGCGCTGGTGCCATGCTTCGTGGTCGGCTGTTATGCGCTGTTGCGCTATGCGCTGCCAGCAGCGACGAAGCATCACGCGCCGGTCGGCGTCAATCGCCCGCTCGTATTCACGATGACCGCGGCCGTCGCGCTCGCCGCCGTGTACAGCCAGGTCGACGTTAATCGGCTGACGGTTTACACCGATAAGTTTCTTTTTTGGAACGATGCGGCGATGCGTCAGCCCGATAGTCACCTCGTCCAACTCAACCTGGGGGGCGTGTGCGAAAGCGAAGGCCAGCGCGACGAGGCCATCGTGCATTACCGCCGGGCGCTCGAGTTGAATCCGAATATGTACATGCCGCACTTCCGGCTAGCCGATGCACTAGGCGCCGTCGGAAAGTACGACGAAGCGGAACCGCACTATCGCGAGGCGATTCGCTACAACCCTGAAATGGCGTCCGCGCATTACGGCCTGGGTCAGGTCTTGCGCAGTCGCGGCGAGACGACCGAAGCCAAGGAACAACTCGAATTGGCCGTGCGGCTGTACCCCGGCTTTGCCCGCGCGCATTTTGCCTTGGCCTCGATGGCCGAGGAAAGTGGCGCGTCGGCATCGGCCCAAAAGCATTACGAGCAAGCCATTCACGGCCAGCCAAATTTCCCCGCGGCCCGGCGTGCGTTAGGGCTGCTTTTGATGCGCGCCGGAAAGGTGGACGAGGCGATCGAGCAATTTCGCCGCATGCCTCCCTCGGCAGACGCCTGCGGAAACCTGGCGATCGCCTATTCGCGCCTCGGTCGCGCGCAAGAGGCGCTCGCCATGGCCCAAACCGGCGCGGCGATGGCCCGCTCGCAAGGACAAATGGCCGACGCCAACCGCCTCGCAACTTGGGCCAGCGAATATCAAGCGTCGCTCAAGAAAGCCAATTCCCCCGCGCCGACGACCGATGCCCCCAACGAATCGGCAGCGCCCGCCGCGCCTCGTTGA
- a CDS encoding potassium channel protein, whose protein sequence is MRRIVVGATIFGLTCVGAVAGYMLAGWQLLDAIYMVVITVFGVGYGETKPLDNPALKIFTMGVIIAGCSSGIYVVGGFVQMLAEGEINRVLGTRRMSKGIEQLTNHTLICGYGRVGQMLASDLKAAKQDFVIIDNSESRIAEAQAAGYLTLLGSASDERTLEVAGIGRARMMAAVLSDDTANVFVTLTARDLNPTIQIIARAEDPSTEKKLMRSGANRVVLPTLIGATKIAHMIIRPSAEDLLQEAIGKTNLNEELKLIGLELTDIELKPGSPLIGQKVGNVEVSGQGGFVVVAVKKADGTVIRAPQPETPLALGDVFMILGHEESLPEIARRAKPRAAMTYRGQRA, encoded by the coding sequence ATGCGGCGTATCGTTGTTGGCGCCACGATCTTTGGCCTCACCTGCGTGGGGGCGGTGGCCGGCTACATGTTGGCCGGCTGGCAACTGCTCGACGCCATCTACATGGTCGTGATTACGGTCTTCGGCGTCGGCTACGGGGAAACCAAGCCGCTGGACAATCCGGCCCTGAAGATCTTCACGATGGGCGTCATTATCGCCGGCTGTTCGTCGGGAATTTACGTCGTGGGGGGATTCGTACAAATGCTCGCCGAGGGCGAGATCAACCGCGTATTGGGAACTCGACGCATGTCAAAAGGAATCGAGCAACTCACGAACCACACGCTGATCTGCGGTTACGGTCGGGTGGGCCAGATGCTGGCCAGTGATTTGAAGGCTGCGAAGCAGGATTTCGTCATTATCGACAACTCTGAGAGCCGCATTGCCGAAGCTCAAGCGGCCGGATACCTGACTTTGCTCGGCAGCGCATCGGACGAGCGCACGCTCGAGGTAGCGGGCATCGGAAGGGCCCGCATGATGGCGGCGGTCCTCTCGGACGATACGGCCAACGTATTCGTGACGCTCACGGCTCGCGATTTGAATCCTACGATCCAGATCATCGCCCGGGCCGAGGATCCTTCGACCGAGAAGAAGCTGATGCGCTCAGGCGCGAATCGAGTCGTATTGCCGACGTTGATTGGCGCGACCAAGATCGCGCACATGATCATCCGGCCCTCGGCCGAGGATTTGCTGCAAGAAGCCATTGGCAAGACAAATCTGAACGAGGAACTCAAGCTGATTGGCCTGGAGCTGACCGATATCGAGCTAAAGCCCGGGTCGCCGCTCATCGGTCAAAAAGTGGGGAACGTCGAGGTCAGCGGGCAGGGCGGGTTCGTCGTGGTGGCCGTGAAGAAGGCCGACGGAACCGTGATTCGTGCGCCGCAGCCGGAAACCCCGTTGGCCCTTGGGGACGTGTTCATGATCCTCGGGCATGAAGAATCGCTGCCCGAGATCGCCCGTCGCGCAAAACCGCGCGCGGCAATGACTTATCGAGGTCAACGGGCTTAG
- a CDS encoding UbiA family prenyltransferase → MATNSEAVVPELDEESPRMTARAWLQLFRLPNVFTAMADIFLGYLLVHDALEPWWTFALLLVASCLLYTSGMVLNDVFDFAVDRQQRPARPLPSGRIPLGLALHTGGVMLGAGVALGWSVSALEGNARSGIVATTLAVAVLAYDRVLKRTPIAPLVMGSCRTLNILLGASTAAGPWHTIHYVVAAGLGVYITGVTWFARTEARVSNRMSLGLASVVMAAGLALVAYFPSMIDDALPVGWAPRYALEIGERWYVLWGLLALLILRRPVAAIAEPIPKRVQLAVKECILSLVVIDAVACYAVRGVPWAIVILLLLLPTLFLGRWIYST, encoded by the coding sequence ATGGCGACCAATTCTGAAGCCGTGGTGCCCGAGCTGGACGAGGAATCGCCGCGCATGACGGCGCGGGCCTGGCTGCAACTGTTTCGCCTGCCGAACGTTTTTACGGCGATGGCCGATATTTTTCTCGGCTATCTGTTGGTTCACGACGCGCTCGAGCCGTGGTGGACGTTCGCGCTGCTGTTAGTTGCGTCGTGCCTGCTCTACACGTCGGGCATGGTGCTGAACGACGTTTTCGATTTCGCGGTCGATCGCCAGCAGCGGCCGGCAAGGCCGTTACCCTCGGGCCGAATTCCCCTCGGCCTGGCATTGCACACCGGCGGTGTGATGCTGGGGGCGGGCGTGGCCTTGGGGTGGTCCGTCAGCGCCTTGGAAGGTAACGCTCGCTCGGGCATCGTGGCCACGACGTTGGCCGTGGCCGTGCTGGCGTATGATCGAGTACTGAAGCGCACGCCGATTGCTCCGCTCGTCATGGGGAGCTGTCGAACGCTGAATATTCTTCTCGGCGCGAGCACCGCGGCCGGCCCTTGGCATACGATCCACTATGTGGTTGCCGCGGGACTGGGCGTCTATATCACGGGCGTTACCTGGTTCGCCCGCACCGAGGCGCGCGTCAGCAACCGCATGAGTTTGGGGCTGGCCAGCGTGGTCATGGCTGCCGGTTTGGCGCTGGTCGCCTATTTTCCTTCCATGATCGACGATGCGCTGCCCGTGGGCTGGGCGCCGCGCTACGCCTTAGAGATTGGCGAGCGGTGGTATGTGCTGTGGGGGCTGTTGGCGTTATTGATTCTGCGCCGACCAGTGGCGGCGATTGCCGAGCCGATTCCCAAGCGCGTGCAACTCGCGGTGAAGGAATGCATCCTGTCTCTGGTCGTGATCGATGCCGTGGCGTGCTACGCGGTGCGAGGTGTGCCGTGGGCGATCGTGATCTTGCTATTGCTGCTGCCGACGCTTTTTCTCGGCCGGTGGATTTACTCGACGTGA
- a CDS encoding sugar phosphate isomerase/epimerase family protein — protein MQLAFSSNAYTQFPIEEAIARIAAAGYTGIELLADVPHAWPVGLLPERRQAIRDCLAAHNLTVSNVNGFMMNAVADPRQPYWHPSWIEPDPNYRAIRREHTKRALVLAKEVGAKNLQTEPGGPLAPGQSWREAADIFYEELMPCVEVAERLEVGLLIEPEPDLMIERFGQFLEFVERIDSPWVGLNFDIGHAFCVGEDPQEWVAQMAPYARHYHFEDIASTRVHRHLIPGHGAIDFLAVLKAIQSTNYDGWITVELYPYIDQPDEAAREAYAFVTGEMQKAGIALKR, from the coding sequence ATGCAACTCGCTTTTAGCTCGAACGCCTATACGCAGTTTCCCATCGAAGAGGCGATTGCGCGGATCGCGGCCGCCGGATATACGGGCATCGAATTGTTGGCAGATGTTCCGCACGCGTGGCCCGTGGGTTTGCTGCCCGAGCGGCGACAGGCGATTCGTGATTGTTTGGCCGCGCACAATTTGACGGTGTCGAACGTCAATGGCTTCATGATGAACGCCGTGGCTGACCCTCGTCAGCCGTACTGGCATCCTTCGTGGATCGAGCCGGATCCGAACTATCGCGCGATCCGCCGCGAGCACACGAAGCGGGCCCTGGTCCTGGCAAAGGAAGTCGGGGCGAAGAATCTGCAGACAGAACCGGGGGGCCCGCTGGCGCCGGGGCAATCGTGGCGCGAGGCGGCCGACATCTTTTACGAAGAGTTGATGCCCTGCGTGGAAGTTGCCGAGCGATTGGAAGTGGGCCTGCTGATCGAGCCCGAGCCGGATCTGATGATCGAGCGCTTCGGTCAGTTCCTGGAGTTCGTCGAGCGCATCGATTCGCCGTGGGTGGGATTGAACTTCGATATCGGCCACGCGTTTTGCGTCGGCGAAGATCCACAAGAGTGGGTCGCGCAGATGGCCCCCTACGCGCGGCATTACCATTTCGAGGATATCGCCTCAACCCGGGTGCATCGCCACCTGATTCCCGGACATGGGGCGATCGATTTTCTGGCCGTGCTGAAAGCGATTCAGTCGACGAATTACGACGGTTGGATCACGGTCGAACTGTATCCCTACATCGATCAACCCGACGAAGCGGCCCGCGAGGCGTATGCTTTTGTGACCGGGGAAATGCAAAAGGCGGGAATCGCATTGAAGCGTTAA
- a CDS encoding ABC-2 family transporter protein, whose amino-acid sequence MISERPSYWRVFLTFARNSLVRDMTFRANFIIDCVASLSWVAIQLAFYLLIFEFAPSIGMEGGWGKYQFLIFLATTLFANSLVGAFFMPNLSEFSELIRTGNLDFALLKPIDTQFLISFSRIEWSTLSNFLFACVVLVYSLLKLDTVPHPVQWLLYPVYMLCGVAMLYALMIALSSLTVWMGRNQNLYDFWFYITNFSRYPMEIYEGPIGTPLRQIFTFAIPILVVVNVPARILAQPLETQNWPLAGFALLVTVVSLVGSRWLFTNALKSYRSASS is encoded by the coding sequence GTGATCAGCGAGCGTCCTTCCTACTGGCGCGTTTTTCTCACATTCGCCCGCAACAGTCTGGTGCGGGACATGACGTTCCGCGCGAATTTCATCATCGACTGCGTGGCATCGCTGTCGTGGGTGGCGATCCAACTGGCGTTCTACCTGCTGATTTTCGAGTTTGCTCCGTCGATCGGGATGGAAGGAGGATGGGGCAAGTACCAGTTTCTGATCTTCCTGGCGACCACGCTGTTCGCCAACAGCCTGGTCGGGGCGTTCTTCATGCCCAACCTGAGCGAGTTCAGCGAATTGATTCGCACGGGCAATCTCGACTTCGCGTTGTTGAAGCCGATCGATACGCAGTTTCTGATCTCGTTCTCGCGCATCGAGTGGTCGACACTGTCGAACTTTCTGTTTGCCTGCGTGGTGCTGGTCTACTCGCTGTTGAAGCTCGACACGGTGCCGCATCCCGTGCAGTGGCTGCTGTATCCGGTGTATATGCTGTGCGGCGTCGCGATGCTATATGCCCTGATGATCGCGCTATCCAGCTTGACCGTGTGGATGGGTAGAAACCAAAACCTGTACGACTTCTGGTTCTACATCACGAATTTCTCGCGCTATCCGATGGAAATCTACGAAGGGCCAATCGGTACGCCGCTGCGGCAGATTTTCACCTTCGCGATTCCGATCCTGGTCGTGGTGAACGTGCCGGCGCGGATTCTGGCGCAGCCGCTCGAGACGCAGAACTGGCCGCTGGCCGGGTTCGCACTGCTGGTGACGGTGGTCAGCCTCGTCGGCTCGCGCTGGCTGTTCACCAATGCGCTAAAGAGTTATCGCAGCGCCAGCAGTTGA
- a CDS encoding ABC transporter permease, with product MYARVHTWWTILRICLEERLVYRADFALGTLMRFLPFVTQVFLWSAVFEARNRSTLAGYTYDEMIAYLLLTNVSRAFSSMPGLASTIALQIRNGEIKKFMIQPIDMMGFLLLSRVAHKLVYYMVAIGPYALIFYLCRGFFSGWPDATTMVAFLLSLVLSFLLGFFLEATLGMVGFWILEVSSLLFVYQLFSFFFSGQMFPIDILPGMARQIVDLLPIPYMAYFPVAVFLGKIAGRDLVVGLVVQVGWVVFFMIASRMILKLGFKRYSGYGG from the coding sequence TTGTACGCCCGCGTACACACCTGGTGGACGATCCTGCGGATCTGTCTGGAAGAGCGGCTCGTTTATCGGGCCGACTTTGCGCTGGGCACGCTGATGCGCTTCCTGCCATTCGTGACGCAGGTCTTTCTGTGGAGCGCCGTGTTCGAGGCGCGCAATCGCTCGACCTTGGCCGGCTACACCTACGACGAGATGATCGCGTATCTGCTCCTGACGAACGTCAGCCGGGCTTTTTCCAGCATGCCGGGGTTGGCGTCGACCATTGCCCTGCAGATTCGCAATGGCGAGATCAAAAAGTTCATGATCCAGCCGATCGACATGATGGGCTTTTTGCTGCTGTCGCGCGTGGCCCACAAGCTGGTCTATTACATGGTGGCGATTGGACCGTACGCGCTGATCTTCTACTTGTGCCGAGGGTTTTTCTCGGGCTGGCCTGACGCGACGACGATGGTGGCGTTTCTACTGTCGCTGGTGCTGTCGTTCCTGCTGGGATTTTTTCTGGAAGCGACGTTGGGCATGGTTGGCTTCTGGATTCTCGAAGTCAGTTCGCTGCTGTTCGTCTACCAATTGTTCAGCTTCTTTTTCTCGGGGCAGATGTTTCCAATCGATATTCTGCCGGGGATGGCGCGGCAGATCGTGGACCTGTTGCCCATTCCGTACATGGCGTACTTTCCCGTGGCGGTGTTTCTAGGAAAGATCGCGGGCCGCGACCTGGTCGTGGGGCTGGTGGTGCAGGTCGGCTGGGTCGTGTTCTTTATGATCGCCAGCCGGATGATTCTGAAGTTGGGCTTTAAGCGGTACAGCGGATATGGAGGGTGA
- a CDS encoding ABC transporter ATP-binding protein, translating to MAIIEIEGLSKAYRVYQKREGLMASMRGLFRRKYRTVEAVRGIDLTVEQGEFVAFLGPNGAGKTTTLKLLSGVITPSGGTARVMGHVPWKRENAYRRRFALVMGQKNQLWWDLPAQESFRLHQQIYMIEPERFARTRDELVDLLGVGRLLSQPVRELSLGERMKMELIAALLHSPEVLFLDEPTIGLDVIAQHNIQLFLRHYQQLRRITILLTSHYMKDVAALCKRVVIIAHGGIIYDGSLSGIIDRFSNHKIVTLLFADGEERMPNDLTRYGEVIEQQAPKVKIKVERRAVADVLSGVLARYAIEDVTVEDPPLEEVIAEMFSTAGEAPTDEAAIDHAAERVV from the coding sequence ATGGCGATCATCGAAATAGAAGGGCTGTCGAAGGCCTATCGGGTGTATCAGAAGCGCGAGGGGCTGATGGCCTCGATGCGCGGACTGTTCCGTCGTAAGTACCGGACGGTCGAAGCGGTGCGCGGCATCGACCTAACGGTCGAGCAGGGGGAGTTCGTGGCCTTCCTCGGCCCGAACGGTGCCGGCAAGACCACGACGCTCAAGCTCCTGTCGGGTGTGATCACGCCTTCCGGCGGCACGGCCCGCGTCATGGGGCACGTCCCCTGGAAGCGCGAGAACGCCTATCGTCGGCGCTTCGCCCTGGTGATGGGCCAGAAGAATCAACTGTGGTGGGACCTGCCGGCGCAAGAGTCGTTTCGACTGCATCAGCAGATCTACATGATCGAGCCCGAGCGGTTTGCCCGGACCCGCGACGAATTGGTCGATCTGCTAGGGGTTGGCAGATTGCTGAGCCAGCCGGTGCGCGAGCTGTCGCTGGGCGAGCGTATGAAGATGGAACTGATCGCGGCCCTGCTACACTCGCCCGAGGTGCTGTTCCTCGACGAGCCAACCATCGGATTGGACGTCATCGCGCAGCACAACATCCAGTTGTTCTTGCGGCATTATCAGCAGTTGCGGCGGATTACGATCCTGCTGACGAGCCACTACATGAAGGACGTAGCCGCGTTGTGCAAGCGGGTCGTGATCATCGCGCACGGGGGAATTATTTACGACGGATCACTGTCGGGCATCATCGACCGCTTCAGCAATCACAAGATCGTGACGCTATTGTTCGCCGACGGCGAGGAGCGGATGCCGAACGATCTGACTCGCTACGGCGAGGTGATCGAGCAGCAGGCGCCGAAAGTAAAAATCAAGGTCGAGCGACGAGCCGTGGCCGACGTTTTGAGCGGCGTTCTCGCCCGGTACGCGATCGAAGACGTCACGGTCGAAGATCCGCCGCTGGAAGAAGTGATCGCCGAAATGTTCTCGACGGCCGGCGAAGCGCCGACCGACGAAGCGGCGATCGATCACGCGGCCGAACGAGTGGTTTAG
- the ispF gene encoding 2-C-methyl-D-erythritol 2,4-cyclodiphosphate synthase, with product MRVGIGHDTHRLVPGGPLRLGGIDVPHELGAFGHSDADVLLHAVTDALLGASSLGDIGELFPDTDPANRGRDSADMLTVAYQRVQAAGYRIVNLDCIVFAQRPKLSPYKETIRQRLATLLSIPADCVGLKAKTGEAVGPVGRQEAIMAECVVLLEQC from the coding sequence ATGCGAGTCGGTATTGGCCACGACACCCATCGGCTGGTGCCCGGAGGGCCGTTGCGGTTGGGGGGAATCGACGTTCCGCACGAGCTGGGAGCGTTCGGCCATAGCGATGCCGACGTGCTACTGCACGCAGTGACGGACGCGCTGCTTGGCGCCAGCTCCCTGGGGGACATTGGCGAGTTGTTTCCGGATACCGATCCGGCGAATCGCGGCCGCGACTCGGCCGATATGCTCACGGTTGCCTACCAGCGGGTGCAGGCAGCCGGCTATCGGATCGTGAATCTGGATTGCATCGTGTTCGCCCAGCGGCCTAAGCTCTCACCTTATAAGGAGACGATACGCCAGCGCCTGGCGACCCTGCTTTCGATTCCCGCGGACTGCGTGGGATTGAAGGCCAAAACCGGCGAGGCCGTTGGGCCTGTCGGCCGACAGGAAGCCATCATGGCCGAGTGCGTCGTACTACTCGAGCAATGCTGA